Part of the Candidatus Bodocaedibacter vickermanii genome is shown below.
GTTTCGTGGTGAGGCATTACCCTCCATCGGATCTGTCAGTCGGTTAAGCTTAACAAGCCATGATGCGACAACCAATCAAGCCTGGATATTATCAGTTGAGGGTGGGCATAAACACGATGTGATTCCCGCAAATTTAAATAAGGGAACTATTGTTGAGGTTCGTGACCTTTTCTTTGCAACGCCAGCCAGATTAAAATTCTTGCGAACACCCAAAACTGAACAAGGTCACATTGTGGATGTGGTTACTAAAATCGCACTTGCGAACCCAACGGTTGGATTTTCATTGCGAGACGAAACCAGGCAACTGTTTGATTATGCTCCAACAGAGTCTTTAAAAGATCGCTTGGCAGATGTGTTGGGTGCGGATTTTGTTCAAAATGCATTGGGCATTGAAGGTTCGCGTGATTATGCCCATGTGTCTGGGTATGTGGGTTTGCCGACGCTTCATCGCAGTTCAAATCAACATCAGTATTTATTTGTAAACGGACGCCCTGTTCAAGACAAACTTTTGGGCGGCGCCGTGCGAGCGGCTTATGCTGATTTGGTTGCAAGAGACAGACACCCTATGTTGGTGTTGACGTTAACGTTACCCACAGATTATTTAGATGTGAACGTTCACCCAGCCAAGACAGAGGTTCGATTTCAAGATACTCAACTGATTCGAAATCTAATCGTATCAACAGTGCGACAACATTTAACGCAGGTTAGTCATTTGACGTCAACGACGATTCACCAAGCGGCGATGGATGCGATTCAATTGTTTGAACCCAGAGGCGACCACAGACAATCGTCATCGTTTGCGCAGATGTCGACAGATCATCATCGATCACAATCTTATGGCGGACATCAGCAGGGGAATCCAAAGGGCTTTACTCCATATGCTCCTCAAAAAGCATTTGAAACAATGGGGGCGCATGTCCTGGAAACGCGTCGTGTATTTTCGGAATCCGAACCCACGGATATTATGTTGAATGACGATCCATCGATGGGGTATTTGGGTAGGGCTGTTGCTCAGGTTTACAATACATACATCGTGTCCCAAACTGAGACTGACATGATTATTACAGATCAACATGCCGCTCATGAACGGTTGACGTATGAAAAAATGAAACGTCAATTAAGCGATCATGGTGTTATAAAACAATCGTTATTGATTCCAGAAATCGTCGAAGTCACAGAGCCTCAGCGTGAAGCATTATTAGAATTGCGTACAGAATTGGAAACATTAGGCCTTACTATTGATGCCTTTGGTTTGACCAGCATTCAAATCAAAGAACTGCCATCCTTACTGGCGGGAGTTGATGCAAAAGCATTATTGTTGGATATTGCAGATCAAATTACCCACATGGCTCCCACGTTAA
Proteins encoded:
- the mutL gene encoding DNA mismatch repair endonuclease MutL, producing the protein MTIRLLDPTTINRIAAGEVVERPASAVKELVENALDAGSTQIDITIRDGGQSLIVVRDNGSGMGRDDLELAVERHATSKLPDDDLMNISTMGFRGEALPSIGSVSRLSLTSHDATTNQAWILSVEGGHKHDVIPANLNKGTIVEVRDLFFATPARLKFLRTPKTEQGHIVDVVTKIALANPTVGFSLRDETRQLFDYAPTESLKDRLADVLGADFVQNALGIEGSRDYAHVSGYVGLPTLHRSSNQHQYLFVNGRPVQDKLLGGAVRAAYADLVARDRHPMLVLTLTLPTDYLDVNVHPAKTEVRFQDTQLIRNLIVSTVRQHLTQVSHLTSTTIHQAAMDAIQLFEPRGDHRQSSSFAQMSTDHHRSQSYGGHQQGNPKGFTPYAPQKAFETMGAHVLETRRVFSESEPTDIMLNDDPSMGYLGRAVAQVYNTYIVSQTETDMIITDQHAAHERLTYEKMKRQLSDHGVIKQSLLIPEIVEVTEPQREALLELRTELETLGLTIDAFGLTSIQIKELPSLLAGVDAKALLLDIADQITHMAPTLTLQEKVYEICAELSCKGSIKAGRRLSVPEMNQLLRDMEITPFSGQCNHGRPTYIKLRKADIEKLFGRT